The Eurosta solidaginis isolate ZX-2024a chromosome 4, ASM4086904v1, whole genome shotgun sequence genome includes a window with the following:
- the sov gene encoding serine-rich adhesin for platelets isoform X5 → MADFDAKFKEMQKYLPFLKNVIEKLRISSEQGDDNPRRAQLKKMEVLHDLLKSNGKKLKMETLLKCEGLLMKLHSKMVRIPFLQSESETSRSTNQTSSSIMSNVEVPSNSSKVSSVEIVDITGPESPPPQHLEEEPPVEIPTERRGSPAVAEKTSRSTDSRDRHKHSSKHHKHHHHHHHHGHGHGHSHHQPERHQQSNHQKRTSSEGAQERSGSIFSRLGPGAEKSNEVAASNHDKTRSDSHRNRDPRASSTPSHDIYSPEECWDEVKNHNKSTAISTILTTSPIDDYDSPTQKQAYHDTIFNFKKQLPISKEMFSRVRNPEPKAAPSSLPNAGRSAPISIPIKVPTIPEVLKSPPLSASDISELLNESDDKTTFKSSIPSISEIGTRRPGKSTNTTPNFMNTDKTDDTAESKLDKVRKKFAIVTQSSPQARSSPDLLKCPVPVAVTASVNEKGSPIERVALRYNPHPRTERNVQCSNSSSDTYGLQTTDPRLTPNRLNNNTSNKAVVAASPTYNSALPQDPRLRIAAESSAKPSLYQQPQATSHSPVVLNFSANDMAPASRIDVITTKPQQPLMRASHIPSIVDGEVIPPRHQASPISYPGDVLDPRQHSSSIVQLNQSPVGINSQDNFPDNSVQAAFDIDGRESPQMEQVLRAERNKSNKSGDSSEENWDSDPDTPVVKPKTVPHLQKSVPRVLPQAAARVVPNIDHPNGPHIDPRAGTHVDPRVVQQGVPQIVDGEVIPPRHQVCPISYPGAVLDPRQHSSSIMQSPVGIYSQENFPDNSAQATFDTDGRESPQMEQTLRAERNKSNKSGYSSEENWDSDPDTPVVMPKTVPHLQKTVPQAPPRVLPQAAARVVPNVDHPIGPHIDPRAGTYVDPRVGPHVDPRVVQQGVPQIVDGEGIPPRHQVSPISYPGAVLDPRQHSSSIMQSPVGIYSHENFPDNSVQATFGTDGKESPQMKQALRAERNKSNKSGYSSEENWESDRKTPVVMPKTVPHLQKTVPQAPPRVLPHASARVATNVDHRTGPHIDPRARPHVDPRVGPHVDPRVVQHGVPQIVPQVNHQVSPRSMTQTAPHGIPHSLPHAIAQSLPYIQPQDLHVEGVFRSVKPLLAAPGYSRPNVVNSVPSHMLNPHMHQHSTGLLPNPNLSKFSPLLNDNTERSKYLESKKQKQYQPRTYMEYKQAKARAAAEEAARKAAENAAKLAAEVSKDVGEVSEVDSSVLAKLAEQPPAASTLDKLYRSTNFNSCDFPKAKTSFKIPKKIVEKGADKNEAETKATEKMEDTTENKCVTVVPEQEPTKEEIKSVVKNSAEGTQVSAPAEKKNTDAKDQIKKKDKNEIKETKKKQIKDNAKKDDTETSKWGGEKVKRKSVNKTQDISNESRTTANTQPAKGDEAKSETTYEITGAVPPKAGPIYGANAQPAKEDTAKYETTHETKSAMSTKPEPICGVNAQQATKIRVANTDPRLAAAKRAEENKYIAKMEEKVEGSAVPAEAAKERQADAQSDLQSSAATDESSGDKGETNAVQSETSAFEDKTSKAGSITDVIKQLESPPKPARILKRRNTMIVRGSLPEVDKEKIFTFKSLVYEDIQGVNEEERRKELDAKLPKKNKSLAEIFQKTDDNCKVSTQNIISGKRRTRTNVNFNEVKRRQEIYSAKRSSEPAKPTADIASPIAKKSTPKGKKCAKGKLKSDAEEEESVDGENDDGEATEKKPVSDQVPISSEQEEDHTKQEKKLEKTVKSEKKSVSSETAEKSAKSGSRIDAIMDEDAQKRHLLESFVQDILNPKKDKAQIFSLLSQILSEENLKFVKEIVESTAEKNAAQSEEANDEGGEEESAVLLGEDLSKSNEDNDEAKTACDSKSFVSPKKKTPPTSKGKKKKNELDRLNEDIRTMFISRGVLTATGRRMCTLVAAVEQATSSKDNVQTKTGENVDQTATDAKELKTAKTKLTQARRELPRLRKAKVILEPINVKEIQKRVRMQRMAKEAKKRAKGAQSGSDTDIDKASETPPRKMPILKPHTPIKQSEVEDDDSTDEANEKPAAKKIKLEAKVGKKIKPGPKSKKPKSALPSDDEEEKESVASEPVSEKIQKASKKSAFLKNTNKDWHSQSKWTKWCMICDTKVNYATVHYKHMHSENYISRLPQDTLDKLKVEGSKISKPYFSVVQKKMVYWSYHCPFCQQHNRTVQSSWVDHLITHTGEYAFECSKCKRPTSKLGALDTHIKAHCPGATVVRNPIVPASAVVCAHVCHLCNYIQLHRNNLDSHLVQQHGIAKTKATKLGYSIDLFDTRDVKVVNSLKAVELEAKILNAGLDAAHDVNNEGEKTDEVGVKRVVKASTTKAEESTASPKGRARTESAGAKESSDDSDDDVPISKVVQCRKDSVLSKPDVENALKSNIFVPTRETNDSPTMKNIAQSIFTIGSEPTVVCTQSAATVTVRGGDGADSISAGPQISVGVSIAERLSQKFKDIQSGKANVADNSATSSTPNASESAAKAAHTAHADEKEMDQLNSSQNKKPSTPNTTASVSATKEKEVKLATKPVTVTLLEDDDENWEDIEITESAPSKSAQSASVKQNKSRNKNALHKLNRLYSTNNKLKKSLSITIGSRKKPTNEERREFEALRRASNETATSSISEKTSLAGSTTTTTSNIEQTEALVSTTEPQASAPPMHVESNLGFRPLITNLADLLPDSPCNDPIELVPELTPIESLQDLCDVSSILNSEYISTDWQQNILPLNINNDSSQQVSMQEALDFVHEQQQQQIECEQNAITTTTTVSNAIAPISSIHRIHNIGYSKSGDDNRFKFYCLSENCTFLYSNEVIGLESHFICEHSQCNWNGYCQTCKAQVEGIADADVETKLPLSAELKHMRMKHLISTPNPTVLHTVTLPSIVMPANRSTPVTSAPNSTPAATTTPAPSVPTVEELKQPSGSNSPSPDDERPRIKIRRLTGDCLSTTTPPTVTINSKSITTFDENAQLNESSYTEATTNTSITTSFLNNLPKTITKKAQNDESRHFQNIGTQVTTLPPTALIQIVPTTTIGKPAPSPPCQLQISSVVSLKEQSAVTKASTTSPLQLPVISNVCSLNVRSVSSPVNNTGALWAQHIADERAELERSAAESMQTTRILSETRHTAQNNERKTTQRNASESPEPQVVAETLPVTQSTSGNYLITQTVSAQYEEGRLGFNISIANNPSAPRESRSDSGSSNSTSSANVSTVPQFKCMANGCKYQTRLPLAMGDHLLFHDRQNFSTQREYLRCSQCSYLAEDVDDFLHHTEEKHGMMMRNNSEMETIRDILRNTDNNSSKQGSSSKANTNVANQTVNKELSQSFSQETWETALKEIIEATGVPDLLLFRCTVEHCRTRLTEASYYSHVVYHLSTIGQTNINNHTYKCPHCKSAFNKPQKIKSHIKTHAMHKYFCYLCTVTSVNIEQMSKHFEERHWRAKKLRSTPLPYKTTDKQNLYYVLYTNSLTRLEIQQFREKLIAEWQQKKTDSRTHFKRSEIGLLPLTPIFSRDLNCAICPYKTKVRTNLMRHLQMHTDDSNGGTQHVSNVDPINPVPCLNSNEKHFDKMTNLASSSLVVGSSSSASGATTSTDGSTNAAGGVNKVPYDYVPDTKRYTCGVSNCQYLTISDDIFRSHLNALHSDILNYNCPHCNEEICKRSLSIERILNHLRFHGPKLYQCEFCGYLHYMKTVVDRHTRQHDVHPPLFVKVIEYDRIKENAAKKSDNSTTSIPVTQSAAKSQSKYKWTCNLCGHKAMTQQQMIAHTSSQHSCKHQYQCVHCTFSAAQLLQVMVHIGEKHIGKKRSVRYVYEQKEEEQEDNTVKTIDTRPLWLRDDPTRVRHIRGILMEDEEESERYSKRVCLDDNDEGAENGDSDELYT, encoded by the exons CACCATCAACCTGAACGTCACCAGCAAAGCAATCATCAGAAACGTACATCGAGTGAGGGTGCTCAGGAGCGTTCCGGTAGCATTTTCAGTAGACTTGGTCCGGGCGCTGAGAAATCAAATGAGGTTGCGGCAAGTAATCATGATAAAACCCGTTCGGATTCACATCGAAATCGTGATCCACGTGCTTCATCTACGCCTTCGCATGATATTTATTCACCAGAGGAGTGTTGGGATGAGGTGAAAAATCACAACAAATCAACAGCGATCTCAACAATCCTTACAACAAGCCCAATAGATGATTATGATTCCCCCACACAAAAGCAGGCTTATCATGACACGATATTCAATTTCAAGAAGCAGTTGCCaatatcgaaagaaatgttttctCGTGTACGTAATCCAGAACCAAAAGCCGCCCCCTCTTCTCTGCCGAATGCCGGTAGATCAGCACCAATTTCAATCCCAATCAAAGTTCCCACTATACCAGAAGTATTGAAGAGTCCACCCTTGTCAGCTAGTGATATCTCCGAGTTATTAaatgaaagtgatgataaaaCGACATTTAAAAGTAGTATTCCAAGCATCTCGGAAATCGGTACACGACGTCCAGGAAAGTCGACGAATACCACACCGAATTTTATGAATACAGATAAAACTGATGATACTGCAGAGTCAAAACTTGATAAAGTGCGGAAAAAATTTGCCATTGTAACACAAAGTTCACCACAAGCCCGAAGCAGTCCCGATTTGCTGAAATGTCCAGTCCCAGTTGCAGTGACAGCATCAGTCAATGAAAAAGGCTCACCTATAGAGCGCGTAGCTTTAAGATATAATCCACATCCACGCACAGAGCGCAATGTCCAATGCAGTAATAGTAGTAGTGATACATACGGACTCCAAACGACTGATCCGCGTTTGACACCAAATCGTCTTAACAATAACACTTCTAATAAAGCGGTTGTAGCGGCCTCTCCTACATACAACTCCGCCTTACCGCAAGATCCGCGTTTACGCATAGCCGCTGAAAGCAGTGCAAAACCAAGCCTCTATCAGCAGCCACAAGCAACGTCTCACTCTCCTGTTGTTTTGAATTTCAGTGCAAATGATATGGCACCAGCGTCACGTATTGATGTTATCACCACCAAACCACAACAGCCGCTTATGCGCGCTTCTCACATTCCTAGTATAGTCGATGGTGAAGTTATTCCCCCACGTCACCAAGCAAGTCCTATAAGCTATCCTGGTGATGTACTGGATCCAAGACAACATTCAAGCAGCATTGTGCAATTAAATCAATCACCAGTTGGTATAAACTCACAGGATAACTTTCCTGATAATTCTGTGCAAGCTGCATTTGACATTGACGGAAGAGAGAGTCCTCAAATGGAACAAGTTTTAAGAGCAGAACGAAATAAAAGTAACAAAAGTGGTGATAGCAGCGAAGAAAACTGGGATTCGGATCCCGATACGCCCGTAGTAAAGCCGAAAACGGTGCCACATCTTCAAAAGTCAGTGCCACGAGTTTTACCGCAGGCTGCTGCTCGAGTTGTTCCAAATATAGATCACCCAAATGGACCACATATAGATCCACGAGCTGGAACGCATGTAGATCCGCGTGTTGTGCAACAAGGCGTTCCTCAAATAGTCGATGGTGAAGTTATTCCGCCACGTCACCAAGTATGTCCTATAAGCTATCCTGGTGCTGTACTAGATCCAAGACAACATTCAAGCAGCATTATGCAGTCACCAGTTGGTATATACTCACAGGAAAACTTTCCTGATAATTCTGCGCAAGCTACATTTGACACTGACGGAAGAGAGAGTCCTCAAATGGAACAAACTTTAAGAGCAGAACGAAATAAAAGTAACAAAAGTGGTTATAGCAGCGAAGAAAACTGGGATTCGGATCCCGATACCCCAGTAGTAATGCCGAAAACTGTGCCACATCTTCAAAAGACAGTGCCACAAGCTCCTCCACGAGTTTTACCACAGGCTGCTGCTCGAGTTGTTCCAAATGTAGATCACCCAATTGGACCACATATAGATCCACGAGCTGGAACGTATGTAGATCCACGAGTTGGGCCGCATGTAGATCCGCGTGTTGTACAACAAGGCGTTCCTCAAATAGTCGATGGTGAAGGTATTCCCCCACGTCACCAAGTAAGTCCTATAAGCTATCCTGGTGCTGTACTTGATCCAAGACAACATTCAAGCAGCATTATGCAGTCACCAGTTGGTATATACTCACATGAAAACTTTCCTGATAATTCTGTGCAAGCTACATTTGGCACTGACGGAAAAGAGAGTCCTCAAATGAAACAAGCTTTAAGAGCAGAACGAAATAAAAGTAACAAAAGTGGTTATAGCAGCGAAGAAAACTGGGAATCGGATCGCAAAACGCCAGTAGTAATGCCGAAAACTGTGCCACATCTTCAAAAGACAGTGCCACAAGCTCCTCCACGAGTTTTACCGCACGCTTCTGCCCGAGTTGCCACAAATGTAGATCACCGAACTGGACCACATATAGATCCACGAGCTAGACCGCATGTAGATCCACGAGTTGGGCCGCATGTAGATCCGCGTGTTGTGCAACATGGCGTTCCTCAAATTGTTCCACAAGTAAATCATCAAGTTTCTCCAAGAAGTATGACACAAACCGCTCCACATGGTATTCCACATTCCTTGCCGCATGCTATTGCACAAAGCCTTCCATATATCCAACCTCAAGATTTGCATGTGGAAGGTGTTTTTCGATCAGTAAAGCCGTTGCTGGCTGCACCGGGTTACAGTCGTCccaacgttgtaaactcagtacCATCGCATATGCTAAATCCACATATGCACCAACATTCCACAGGACTGTTGCCAAATCcgaatttaagtaaatttagcCCTTTACTGAATGATAACACCGAGCGTTCTAAATACTTAGAATcaaagaaacaaaaacaatatcAGCCACGTACTTACATGGAATATAAACAAGCGAAGGCGCGGGCTGCTGCAGAAGAGGCGGCTAGAAAAGCAGCTGAAAATGCCGCAAAGCTTGCAGCTGAAGTAAGTAAGGACGTGGGTGAGGTGAGTGAGGTGGATAGTAGTGTGTTGGCGAAGCTCGCGGAACAACCGCCAGCTGCTTCAACATTGGACAAACTATATCGAAGCACGAATTTTAATAGCTGTGATTTTCCTAAAGccaaaacaagttttaaaatacCAAAGAAAATTGTCGAAAAAGGGGCTGATAAAAACGAAGCTGAGACGAAAGCGACTGAGAAGATGGAGGATACTACAGAAAACAAATGTGTCACTGTAGTACCGGAGCAAGAACCAACAAAAGAAGAGATAAAATCCGTAGTGAAAAACAGTGCTGAAGGAACTCAAGTTTCAGCGCCAGCTGAGAAGAAAAATACTGATGCAAAGgatcaaattaaaaagaaagacaaaaatgaaataaaggaAACGAAGAAAAAGCAAATCAAAGATAATGCTAAAAAAGATGACACAGAAACAAGTAAATGGGGTGGTGAGAAAGTCAAAAGGAAATCGGTGAACAAAACGCAAGATATCAGCAATGAAAGCAGAACAACAGCAAACACGCAACCGGCTAAAGGAGACGAGGCCAAGTCTGAAACCACATACGAAATTACAGGTGCAGTGCCGCCAAAAGCGGGACCAATTTATGGCGCTAATGCGCAACCGGCGAAAGAAGATACAGCCAAGTACGAAACGACACACGAAACTAAAAGCGCAATGTCGACAAAACCGGAGCCAATTTGTGGCGTTAACGCACAACAGGCTACAAAAATCCGGGTTGCCAACACTGATCCGCGCTTAGCGGCGGCAAAACGCGCCgaagaaaataaatatattgctaaaatggaggagaaggtTGAAGGTAGCGCTGTACCTGCTGAGGCTGCTAAAGAACGACAAGCTGATGCACAAAGCGATCTTCAAAGCAGTGCAGCAACAGATGAAAGCAGTGGTGATAAAGGTGAAACAAATGCTGTTCAAAGCGAAACCAGTGCTTTTGAAGACAAAACTAGCAAGGCAGGATCAATTACAGATGTTATTAAACAACTAGAGAGCCCACCAAAGCCTGCACGCATATTGAAGCGGCGCAACACGATGATTGTACGTGGAAGCTTGCCTGAAGTggacaaagaaaaaatttttactttCAAATCTTTGGTTTACGAAGATATTCAAGGCGTCAACGAAGAGGAACGCCGCAAAGAACTCGATGCAAAATTACCGAAAAAGAATAAATCTCTGGCAGAAATATTTCAGAAAACCGATGATAATTGCAAGGTTTCTACACAAAATATAATATCTGGCAAACGGCGTACACGCACAAATGTCAACTTTAACGAGGTAAAACGTAGACAGGAAATATATAGTGCAAAGCGTAGCAGTGAACCAGCTAAACCCACTGCTGACATTGCATCTCCCATAGCGAAGAAGAGCACGCCAAAGGGGAAGAAATGTGCGAAAGGCAAGTTGAAGAGTGACGCTGAAGAGGAGGAGAGTGTGGATGGCGAAAATGATGATGGAGAAGCAACTGAAAAGAAGCCAGTGAGCGATCAAGTACCGATAAGTAGTGAGCAGGAGGAAGATCACACAAAGCAGGAGAAAAAGTTGGAAAAGACGGTAAAATCTGAAAAGAAGTCAGTATCAAGCGAAACTGCTGAAAAATCAGCTAAATCGGGCAGCAGAATTGATGCGATAATGGACGAAGATGCGCAGAAACGGCACTTACTTGAGAGTTTCGTCCAGGATATACTCAATCCTAAAAAGGATAAAGCGCAGATTTTTAGTTTATTATCGCAAATACTGAGTGAAGAGAATCTGAAATTCGTTAAAGAAATCGTAGAGAGTACAGCGGAGAAAAATGCTGCCCAATCAGAGGAAGCAAATGATGAAGGGGGTGAGGAAGAGAGCGCCGTCTTACTGGGTGAAGATTTAAGTAAATCAAATGAGGACAACGATGAAGCCAAAACTGCATGTGACAGTAAATCTTTCGTGAGCCCAAAGAAAAAGACTCCTCCTACCTCAAAAGGTAAAAAAAAGAAGAACGAACTGGATCGTCTAAACGAGGATATACGAACCATGTTCATAAGTAGGGGTGTGCTTACGGCGACAGGACGACGCATGTGCACACTTGTTGCGGCAGTTGAGCAAGCGACAAGCAGCAAAGATAACGTGCAAACGAAGACCGGTGAGAATGTCGATCAAACAGCAACCGACGCGAAAGAATTGAAAACGGCGAAAACGAAGCTTACCCAAGCACGGAGAGAACTGCCACGTTTACGTAAAGCAAAAGTTATACTAGAGCCAATAAATGTGAAGGAAATACAAAAACGTGTACGAATGCAAAGAATGGCAAAGGAAGCGAAAAAGCGTGCTAAAGGCGCACAATCTGGAAGTGACACTGATATTGATAAAGCCAGTGAAACACCACCGCGCAAAATGCCAATACTTAAGCCTCATACACCTATCAAACAATCGGAAGTCGAGGATGATGATTCTACAGATGAGGCGAATGAAAAACCAGCTGCAAAAAAGATTAAGTTAGAAGCAAAAGTAGGCAAGAAAATAAAGCCAGGACCAAAAAGTAAAAAACCAAAAAGTGCATTACCCAGTGACGATGAAGAGGAAAAAGAAAGTGTGGCAAGCGAACCTgtgtcggaaaaaatacaaaaagcaagTAAGAAATCGGCATTTTTAAAAAATACTAACAAGGATTGGCATTCCCAATCGAAATGGACTAAATGGTGTATGATTTGTGATACAAAAGTTAATTATGCAACAGTGCATTATAAACATATGCACAGTGAAAATTATATATCACGTCTACCGCAAGACACACTAGACAAACTGAAGGTGGAGGGCAGTAAGATTTCCAAACCCTACTTCAGTGTTGTTCAGAAAAAGATGGTATATTGGTCTTACCATTGCCCGTTTTGTCAACAACATAATCGCACCGTCCAATCCAGCTGGGTTGATCATTTAATAACACATACTGGCGAATATGCTTTTGAATGCAGCAAATGTAAACGTCCCACTTCAAAATTGGGTGCACTCGATACACACATAAAAGCGCATTGCCCTGGCGCTACAGTCGTGCGTAATCCCATAGTACCAGCTAGCGCTGTGGTGTGTGCACACGTGTGCCATCTCTGTAATTATATACAGTTACATCGGAATAATCTTGACAGTCATTTGGTGCAACAACATGGCATTGCTAAAACGAAAGCAACAAAATTGGGCTACTCAATTGATCTCTTCGATACGAGAGATGTCAAAGTTGTAAATTCTTTAAAAGCGGTTGAGTTGGaggcaaaaattttaaatgcggGTTTGGATGCCGCTCATGATGTAAACAACGAAGGAGAAAAAACTGATGAAGTTGGCGTAAAGCGTGTAGTTAAGGCTTCCACCACAAAAGCTGAGGAAAGCACTGCGTCACCGAAGGGGAGAGCCAGAACCGAAAGCGCAGGTGCAAAAGAAAGCAGCGATGATAGTGATGATGATGTGCCAATCAGCAAAGTTGTGCAGTGTCGTAAAGATTCAGTTCTTAGTAAACCAGATGTGGAAAATGCGTTAAAATCGAATATATTCGTGCCAACACGCGAAACAAATGACTCGCCCACAATGAAAAATATTGCACAAAGCATATTTACAATAGGAAGTGAACCGACGGTTGTTTGCACACAATCTGCTGCTACTGTCACTGTGCGTGGTGGCGATGGCGCTGATAGTATCAGTGCTGGACCTCAAATCAGCGTTGGAGTATCCATTGCCGAGCGTTTAAGTCAAAAATTCAAGGATATACAAAGTGGAAAAGCTAACGTAGCTGATAACAGCGCAACATCATCAACACCAAACGCATCTGAAAGTGCTGCTAAAGCAGCACACACAGCTCATGCGGACGAGAAAGAAATGGACCAATTGAATTCATCCCAAAATAAAAAACCATCTACACCAAATACAACTGCAAGCGTTTCAGCTACAAAGGAAAAAGAAGTCAAACTGGCTACTAAACCCGTAACTGTAACACTATTGGAGGATGACGATGAAAATTGGGAAGATATTGAAATAACCGAATCTGCACCAAGCAAATCCGCACAAAGCGCGTCGGTCAAGCAAAACAAATCCCGCAATAAAAATGCCTTACACAAGCTTAATCgtttatattcaacaaataatAAATTGAAGAAAAGTTTATCGATAACTATCGGTAGTAGAAAAAAACCAACAAATGAAGAACGAAGAGAGTTCGAGGCACTTCGACGAGCGAGCAATGAAACTGCTACAAGCAGCATTTCAGAGAAAACGAGTTTAGCAGGGAGCACAACGACAACAACTTCAAATATTGAGCAAACTGAGGCTTTGGTGAGCACAACAGAGCCGCAAGCATCAGCGCCACCTATGCATGTTGAATCAAATCTCGGTTTTCGTCCATTAATTACAAATTTGGCTGATTTACTGCCCGATTCTCCTTGCAATGATCCCATAGAGTTAGTACCTGAATTGACACCTATTGAATCCTTGCAAGATCTTTGTGATGTCTCATCGATATTGAATTCCGAATATATTTCCACCGACTGGCAACAAAATATACTACCGTTGAATATAAATAACGACAGCAGTCAACAAGTGAGTATGCAAGAAGCTTTAGATTTCGTACAtgagcagcagcaacagcagatAGAATGTGAACAAAACGCCATCACCACTACGACTACAGTTAGCAATGCCATCGCTCCGATTTCCTCAATACATCGCATACATAATATCGGTTACTCGAAGTCGGGTGATGATAACCGTTTTAAATTTTATTGCCTCTCTGAGAATTGCACTTTTCTCTATTCAAATGAAGTGATTGGCCTCGAAAGTCATTTTATTTGCGAGCATTCTCAATGTAATTGGAATGGTTATTGTCAAACTTGTAAGGCACAAGTTGAGGGAATTGCCGATGCTGACGTTGAGACAAAACTGCCACTAAGCGCTGAACTTAAGCACATGCGGATGAAACATCTTATCAGCACACCAAATCCTACAGTCTTACACACAGTTACACTTCCTTCCATAGTCATGCCTGCGAACAGATCCACGCCTGTAACATCAGCGCCAAATTCAACGCCAGCGGCCACTACCACACCGGCGCCTAGCGTACCCACTGTTGAGGAGCTAAAACAGCCGTCTGGATCCAATTCCCCTTCACCTGATGATGAGAGACCGCGTATTAAAATAAGACGTCTGACCGGCGACTGTCTGTCAACAACAACGCCACCTACTGTAACAATTAATTCAAAATCCATTACGACTTTCGATGAAAATGCACAACTTAATGAATCATCATATACTGAGGCGACGACAAATACATCGATAACCACTTCATTCCTGAACAATTTACCCAAAACGATTACAAAAAAGGCTCAGAACGATGAGAGTAGACATTTTCAAAATATTGGCACACAAGTGACTACATTGCCACCTACAGCACTCATACAAATTGTACCAACTACCACCATCGGTAAACCAGCTCCATCACCACCATGCCAACTTCAAATCTCTAGTGTGGTAAGTCTGAAAGAACAAAGTGCTGTTACGAAAGCATCGACAACATCACCTCTTCAACTACCGGTGATTTCGAATGTTTGTAGTTTAAACGTGCGTTCGGTTTCATCACCTGTTAATAATACCGGTGCACTTTGGGCTCAGCATATAGCTGACGAACGTGCTGAATTGGAGCGCTCTGCAGCCGAATCGATGCAAACTACACGTATTCTCTCAGAAACGCGTCATACAGCACAAAATAATGAACGCAAAACAACACAACGCAACGCCAGCGAATCACCCGAACCACAAGTTGTTGCCGAAACTTTACCTGTTACACAATCAACAAGCGGCAATTATCTAATAACTCAAACAGTTTCCGCGCAATACGAAGAGGGACGTTTAGGTTTCAATATATCAATTGCAAACAATCCATCGGCACCACGTGAGAGTCGTTCGGATTCGGGTAGCAGTAATAGTACTTCGTCGGCAAATGTATCAACGGTGCCACAATTCAAATGTATGGCAAATGGTTGTAAATATCAGACGCGTTTACCGTTGGCTATGGGTGATCATTTGTTATTTCATGATCGTCAAAATTTTAGCACGCAACGCGAATATTTGCGCTGTTCACAATGTTCGTATCTAGCTGAAGATGTGGATGATTTTTTGCACCATACTGAAGAAAAGCATGGCATGATGATGCGTAACAACTCGGAAATGGAAACGATCAGGGACATATTGCGTAATACGGACAACAATAGTAGTAAACAGGGCTCAAGTTCGAAAGCAAATACAAATGTGGCAAATCAAACCGTAAATAAAGAATTATCGCAAAGTTTTTCACAAGAAACGTGGGAGACCGCTTTAAAGGAGATAATTGAAGCAACTGGTGTACCAG ACTTACTGCTCTTTCGATGTACTGTTGAACACTGTAGAACAAGACTTACGGAGGCAAGTTACTATTCTCACGTCGTGTACCACTTATCCACAATTGGACAAACTAATATCAATAATCACACGTATAAATGCCCACATTGTAAAAGTGCCTTCAATAAGCCACAAAAGATTAAGAGTCATATAAAAACACATGCTAtgcacaaatatttttgttatctGTGCACGGTAACTTCTGTTAATATCGAGCAAATGTCTAAACATTTTGAGGAACGGCATTGGCGTGCAAAGAAATTACGTTCCACACCGCTACCGTACAAAACTACAGATAAACAGAATTTATATTATGTGTTATATACAAATTCATTAACCCGATTAGAAATTCAACAATTTCGTGAAAAGTTAATTGCCGAATGGCAACAAAAGAAAACGGATTCTCGCACACATTTCAAACGGAGTGAAATTGGTTTATTACCGTTGACACCGATATTTAGTAGAGATTTGAATTGTGCCATCTGCCCATATAAAACCAAAGTGCGCACAAATTTAATGCGCCACTTGCAAATGCACACGGATGACTCGAATGGCGGAACGCAACACGTATCTAACGTAGATCCGATTAATCCTGTGCCATGTTTAAATTCCAATGAAAAACATTTCGATAAAATGACTAATTTGGCATCGTCATCGTTGGTGGTGGGTAGTAGCAGTAGTGCCAGTGGTGCAACAACTTCAACAGATGGCAGCACCAATGCAGCTGGTGGTGTGAACAAAGTACCCTACGATTATGTGCCAGATACGAAACGTTATACATGTGGTGTTAGTAATTGTCAATATTTAACAATATCGGATGATATATTCCGTTCACATTTGAATGCATTGCACAGTGATATTTTGAATTATAACTGTCCACATTGCAACGAAGAGATTTGCAAACGTAGTTTATCTATTGAGCGCATATTGAATCATTTACGTTTTCATGGACCAAAATTGTATCAGTGTGAATTTTGTGGTTATTTGCATTATATGAAAACTGTAGTTGATCGGCATACACGACAGCATGATGTGCATCCGCCATTATTCGTAAAGGTGATCGAATATGATAGAATAAAAGAGAATGCAG CAAAAAAATCTGACAACTCTACAACTTCAATACCTGTAACACAATCAGCAGCTAAATCGCAAAGCAAATATAAATGGACTTGCAATTTATGCGGTCACAAGGCAATGACACAACAACAAATGATAGCACATACTTCGTCTCAGCATTCCTGTAAACATCAATACCAATGTGTGCATTGCACTTTTAGTGCAGCACAATTGTTGCAAGTGATGGTGCATATCGGTGAAAAACATATAGGCAAGAAACGTTCGGTACGTTATGTTTATGAGCAAAAGGAGGAAGAACAAGAAGATAATACGGTTAAAACGATCGATACACGTCCTCTTTGGCTACGAGATGATCCCACGCGAGTACGTCACATACGTGGCATACTAATGGAAGACGAAGAAGAATCGGAGCGCTATAGTAAACGTGTATGTTTAGATGATAATGATGAGGGGGCAGAAAATGGAGATAGTGACGAG TTATATACTTAA